ATCTGGTTCTCGACGGTGACGATGTCGTTAGCGATCAAGTCGACGATAAGCATCTCCGATGGGCTCAGCGGCGGATGGTGCTGCTCCGCGGAGGCTCCACCTATTCATTCGGTATTACGCTGGGAGATTACGCTAATCGCGGTGTCTGTTACGATGACGGCGGCGGCGACAGCGATCACGTTGCTGACGACGGCGAGTACTACGACGATTCGTATGATCTCGACGAGGAGCTGGTGCCGCGTAGCGTGTGTAAGAAGCTGGGGAGGCAGAGGATGAGGAAACTCGGGAAACGAGCGATCGCGAAGGTCTTGACCTCGAAGACGTCTCCGTATGGTTGCGTTCGCGGTAAGCATGGTGGTCTCGGCCTCAAGTTCAAGTGCTGATCGTTGATTCCAAAGTTTCGTTTCTTCAATAATCAAGAACCTTAGTCATAGTCATGGATGATTTAGTACGTGTCCGCTTTAGAATTTCATCAGTTTCTTGGTTGGTTGATGTGTAAATGGTAGTTCAATTGCTTTGTCATTTGATTTTAAGTAAAATCTGATTCCTCTGAAACTTTCATTGTACATGGATCACATCTTTTATCAGAGGTCATCAGGTTATGGATCTTGCATTTGCATCTTTAACTAATGTTGGATTCAAATGGATAATCTGAGTGTTATCTAATCTTTATGTTTGGTGGTGGTTAATCTGGTTATCTTTGTGAGCTTGTTAAACTTGTGAACGTCGCTTGCTTGAAGAGTCGTTCTCGTAGGATGTACGCATCACTCTGAGTCTCGACATGTGTGGTTGAGGTTTGAGATAACTTTCATGTCTTGAGTAATAAATTGTCTTGAAAAGCATCTTTTAAAAAGTTGTACTGTTGCAATGTGAGCCTGAACGTAGCTTGCTTGATACGATGCCTCTAAAAATTTATGGCTGTCAGTCAATGCGAGCCTGATACGTCCCCCAGACTCGGATTAATGACGCAATGAAGAACTTGTAATCCGAATGTGGGTGGATACCAACAAATCTGATTTCTCTGAAAATATATATCTCAAAATTAGGAATATTCTGGCTGGAATCAATGAACAACTGATCGGAAAGTTGGTGGATCATAAATAAAAATGAAAAAATGAAATTTTCTTAAAAATATTTGCAAATCCAAATCTAATATCTGTGCTGTATAATCCGAATCATAATATCGAGGGCCTATATAATAAAAAAAATCACATTATATGGGCTATTAGTTCAAATTGTCTGGCCCCAGATATATAGCCCATGGAATAAGCAAGGCATGCCGTTTCTAAGGAAATGAAACGGCACGTTGTTTAGCTTTTCCCCATGGGATATAGATAGAATGTGCGGATAAGGGGTGTGATGAAACTCACACAGACCCCAAGCTTAAAACCTTACTCTTCTTTCTCCTCAGTTTCCAAGCAGTAGAAATGACGGTGAAGATAAGGCTCGCGCGTTTCGGTTGTAAACACCGTCCCTTCTATCGCGTAGTCGCCGCCGATGACAAATCGAGGAGGGACGGCAAACAAATCGAGGTGTTAGGGTTTTATGATCCACTGCAAGGTTCGAATCATCTTCTTATTTTACTTTCTACGTCTA
This sequence is a window from Brassica oleracea var. oleracea cultivar TO1000 chromosome C1, BOL, whole genome shotgun sequence. Protein-coding genes within it:
- the LOC106323935 gene encoding uncharacterized protein LOC106323935, which encodes MANRSRVITISPLVLNHDDDLELDLDLWEVVNPSDGEYSDDSFSVDSLSDDDVISLDDDASFVISPPPQTLPVTDDDGELPADLVLDGDDVVSDQVDDKHLRWAQRRMVLLRGGSTYSFGITLGDYANRGVCYDDGGGDSDHVADDGEYYDDSYDLDEELVPRSVCKKLGRQRMRKLGKRAIAKVLTSKTSPYGCVRGKHGGLGLKFKC